One Dioscorea cayenensis subsp. rotundata cultivar TDr96_F1 chromosome 17, TDr96_F1_v2_PseudoChromosome.rev07_lg8_w22 25.fasta, whole genome shotgun sequence DNA window includes the following coding sequences:
- the LOC120280080 gene encoding berberine bridge enzyme-like 22, with the protein MKPNSVRILLHFLTFIFITLSHSTPTQLPSFIHCLSTTLPFSTLSHLLHTPNTSSYSSILNSSIKNLLFSTSPKPLLILTPSLPSHLQPIIICSKSLNIPLRFLSGGHDYEGLSYRSLNSHHQPFILLSLSNLHNITIDVNAKQATAWVQSGTIIGELYYKIAKVSSNFNSNNLNLSYGFPAGICPTVAVGGHFSGGGFGTLLRKYGLAVDNVVDAQIVDVNGEMLDRESMGEDLFWAIRGGGGASFGVVVSWKVKLVLVPHLVTVFSIHKTFDQGAVELIYQWQDIAHRLHEDLFIRVIIQRNDLGQVEALFNSMFLGNCEQLLLIMNESFPNLGIKPSDCKQMSWIESVMYFAGYTNGEPLETLLVRQSQPERYFKATSDFVTRPIPKSVWTWIWDRVKDEGAGVLILDPFGGKMNQIEGSEIPFPHREGNLYNIQYFVEWRKIGEAEKHVNWVKGVFEGMGPYVSKDPRAGYINYRDLDLGVNEEEEGISSYFKGRVWGVKYFKGNFERLARVKGRVDPSDFFRSEQSIPPLFLESEEVDGDVIKSF; encoded by the exons atGAAACCAAACTCAGTAAGAATCCTCCTCCATTTCCTGaccttcatcttcatcactCTCTCCCACTCCACTCCCACTCAACTCCCCTCCTTCATTCACTGCCTCTCCACCACTCTCCCATTCTCCACCCTCTCCCACCTCCTCCACACTCCCAACACCTCCTCCTACTCCTCCATCCTCAACTCTTCCATCAAAAACCTCCTCTTCTCCACCTCCCCTAAGCCCCTCCTCATCCTCACCCCTTCCCTTCCTTCCCATCTCCAACCTATCATCATCTGCTCCAAGTCCCTCAACATCCCCTTAAGATTCCTTAGTGGAGGTCATGACTATGAAGGCCTTTCCTACCGTTCCTTAAACTCTCACCACCAACCCTTCATCCTCCTCTCCCTCTCCAACCTCCACAATATCACCATTGATGTTAATGCTAAACAAGCCACAGCTTGGGTTCAATCAGGTACTATCATTGGTGAGCTCTATTACAAGATAGCCAAAGTTAGCAGCAACTTCAACTCCAACAACTTGAACTTGTCTTATGGGTTCCCTGCTGGGATATGTCCTACAGTGGCAGTTGGAGGGCATTTTAGTGGGGGTGGGTTTGGGACTTTGTTGAGGAAGTATGGTCTTGCTGTTGATAATGTGGTGGATGCTCAGATTGTGGATGTTAATGGGGAAATGTTGGATAGGGAGTCCATGGGAGAGGACCTGTTTTGGGCTATAAGAGGTGGTGGAGGAGCTAGTTTTGGTGTTGTTGTCTCTTGGAAGGTCAAGCTTGTTCTTGTTCCTCATCTTGTCACTGTCTTCAGTATTCATAAGACTTTTGACCAGGGTGCTGTGGAGTTGATCTATCAATGGCAGGACATTGCTCACAg GCTCCATGAAGACCTCTTCATAAGAGTGATAATACAAAGGAATGACTTAGGACAGGTAGAGGCACTCTTCAACTCTATGTTTCTTGGCAACTGTGAACAACTATTACTAATCATGAATGAAAGCTTCCCAAATCTTGGAATAAAACCCAGTGACTGCAAACAAATGAGTTGGATTGAATCAGTGATGTACTTTGCTGGATATACAAATGGAGAGCCCTTAGAAACACTGCTTGTAAGACAGTCCCAACCAGAGAGGTACTTCAAGGCAACATCAGACTTTGTGACCAGACCCATTCCCAAGTCTGTTTGGACTTGGATTTGGGACAGGGTCAAGGATGAAGGTGCAGGAGTTTTGATATTGGATCCTTTTGGAGGGAAAATGAACCAAATTGAAGGGTCTGAAATTCCATTCCCACATAGAGAAGGGAACTTGTATAATATTCAGTACTTTGTGGAGTGGAGAAAGATTGGGGAAGCTGAGAAGCATGTGAATTGGGTTAAGGGAGTGTTTGAAGGGATGGGTCCTTATGTTTCTAAGGACCCTAGAGCTGGTTATATAAATTATAGGGATCTGGATTTAGGTGTGAATGAAGAGGAGGAAGGGATTAGTAGTTACTTTAAGGGTAGGGTTTGGGGGGTTAAGTATTttaagggtaattttgagaGGTTGGCTAGAGTTAAAGGAAGGGTTGATCCTAGTGATTTCTTTAGGAGTGAACAGAGTATTCCTCCTCTGTTTTTGGAGAGTGAAGAGGTTGATGGAGATGTTATTAAgtctttttaa